The following proteins are co-located in the Acinetobacter sp. NCu2D-2 genome:
- the tnpA gene encoding IS200/IS605 family transposase → MTEIYKNRHSAFNLHVHLVFITKYRKKILGELHHKYFIECASEICKEFDAELKECNGEADHVHMLIQYPPTVQLSKLVNNLKSVTSRRMRNEFLDLRGSYAKPVLWSRSYFAGSCGGAPLDIIKKYIENQQG, encoded by the coding sequence ATGACAGAAATATATAAAAACCGACATTCAGCCTTTAATTTGCATGTACATTTAGTGTTTATTACTAAGTACAGAAAGAAAATTCTAGGTGAGTTGCATCATAAGTATTTTATTGAGTGTGCATCTGAAATCTGCAAAGAGTTTGATGCGGAATTAAAGGAATGTAATGGTGAAGCTGACCATGTTCACATGCTTATTCAGTACCCACCGACAGTTCAACTCAGTAAATTGGTAAATAACTTAAAATCAGTAACAAGCAGAAGAATGAGAAATGAGTTTTTGGATTTACGTGGTAGTTATGCAAAACCTGTTTTGTGGTCACGCTCATATTTTGCAGGGTCTTGTGGTGGCGCACCTTTGGATATTATTAAAAAATACATTGAAAACCAACAAGGTTAA
- a CDS encoding RNA-guided endonuclease InsQ/TnpB family protein — MKINKAYKFRLEPNAEQELVLNKLLGSARFVWNQILAASFEMLANNERINKVNLVNKIPELRKKPECAFLENSSNGVSLQQKVRDLGDAWGKFFDKKEQAKLKQKPFKAKKPKFFKLPDGNEIQLRPLMPRFKKKSDGYDSIRIVQFNRYCWVKGNQVKLPSDIGVVKFRKSQDILGEIKNVTLSKHVGKWYISFGVENTIETPIHPSKSAIGVDLGIKKLVTTSNGQVFNPINSFKANQVKLARLQRKLKKKTKFSENWKKLNLKVNKLHHHIANIRHDYLHKVTTTLSKNHAMIVVEDLKVANMSKSAKGSIEKKGKNVKAKSGLNKSILDQGWSMLVDMLEYKQQWRGGLLVKVDPKYTSQTCSSCGHVAKENRLTQANFNCIECGFSENADINASRNILAVGHTVLSVEGGCGKGRLVKQKASEIREGVA; from the coding sequence ATGAAAATCAACAAAGCGTACAAATTTAGGCTTGAGCCTAATGCAGAACAGGAGCTTGTTTTAAACAAGTTGCTTGGTTCTGCACGTTTTGTTTGGAATCAGATATTGGCTGCATCATTCGAGATGCTTGCTAATAATGAGCGAATTAACAAAGTTAATTTAGTTAATAAAATCCCTGAATTGCGCAAAAAGCCTGAGTGTGCTTTTTTAGAAAACAGTTCAAATGGTGTCTCACTTCAACAAAAAGTTCGTGATCTTGGTGATGCTTGGGGTAAATTCTTCGATAAAAAAGAACAAGCCAAGCTAAAGCAAAAACCATTCAAAGCTAAGAAGCCAAAATTTTTTAAATTACCCGATGGTAATGAAATTCAACTTAGACCACTCATGCCACGATTCAAGAAAAAATCAGATGGTTATGATTCAATTCGTATTGTTCAATTTAATAGGTATTGTTGGGTTAAAGGCAACCAAGTTAAATTGCCTAGTGATATTGGCGTTGTAAAATTTAGAAAATCACAAGATATTTTAGGCGAGATTAAGAACGTCACACTCTCAAAGCATGTTGGCAAGTGGTATATCTCTTTTGGTGTTGAAAACACAATTGAAACACCAATTCACCCATCTAAATCAGCTATTGGTGTTGATCTTGGCATCAAGAAATTGGTCACAACCTCTAATGGTCAGGTATTCAACCCGATCAATAGTTTTAAAGCCAATCAAGTGAAATTAGCTAGACTTCAACGCAAGTTGAAAAAGAAAACCAAGTTCAGTGAAAATTGGAAAAAACTTAATTTAAAAGTTAACAAACTACATCATCATATTGCCAATATTCGGCATGACTACTTGCACAAAGTCACTACAACTCTCAGCAAAAACCACGCAATGATCGTAGTTGAGGACTTAAAAGTAGCTAATATGTCGAAGTCTGCAAAAGGCTCAATTGAGAAAAAAGGAAAGAATGTTAAAGCCAAATCAGGCTTAAACAAATCAATCCTAGATCAAGGGTGGTCAATGCTTGTTGATATGTTGGAGTATAAGCAACAATGGCGAGGTGGCTTACTTGTTAAAGTTGACCCTAAATATACAAGTCAGACTTGTAGTTCATGTGGTCATGTTGCAAAAGAAAATAGGCTCACTCAGGCAAACTTTAACTGTATTGAGTGTGGTTTTAGCGAGAATGCGGATATAAATGCTTCTCGCAATATTTTGGCGGTGGGACACACCGTTTTGTCTGTGGAGGGTGGATGCGGTAAAGGTCGCCTTGTGAAGCAGAAAGCAAGCGAAATCCGTGAGGGAGTCGCCTAA
- the purE gene encoding 5-(carboxyamino)imidazole ribonucleotide mutase, with translation MNAAASQDTPLVGIIMGSQSDWATLEHTANMLKQLGVPFEAEVVSAHRTPDRLFEYAETARDRGIQVIIAGAGGAAHLPGMCAAKTDLPVLGVPVKSSILNGVDSLLSIVQMPAGIAVGTLAIGPAGATNAAIMAAQILGLTRPEIAKNVADFRAAQTEKVASKNIPGQA, from the coding sequence ATGAATGCGGCCGCTTCACAAGACACTCCTCTCGTTGGAATCATCATGGGTTCTCAGTCAGACTGGGCAACACTAGAACACACTGCCAATATGCTTAAGCAACTTGGTGTCCCATTTGAAGCCGAAGTTGTTTCAGCTCACCGTACGCCTGACCGTTTATTTGAATATGCTGAAACTGCACGTGACCGTGGTATTCAGGTGATTATTGCTGGTGCGGGTGGTGCTGCGCATTTGCCGGGTATGTGTGCGGCAAAAACTGATCTTCCTGTGCTTGGTGTTCCTGTGAAATCATCGATTTTAAATGGTGTCGATTCATTGCTTTCAATTGTGCAAATGCCGGCAGGTATTGCTGTGGGTACTTTGGCGATTGGCCCTGCAGGTGCCACCAATGCTGCGATTATGGCAGCGCAAATTTTAGGTCTAACCCGCCCTGAAATTGCCAAAAATGTTGCAGATTTTCGTGCAGCACAAACTGAGAAAGTCGCAAGCAAAAATATTCCCGGTCAAGCCTAA
- a CDS encoding 5-(carboxyamino)imidazole ribonucleotide synthase yields the protein MDKTIGIFGGGQLGRMMAQAALPLNIQCTFFEASTDCPSAALGPVISTKAENGLQDFINSADVFSLEFENTPLADVDVLTQSKTLHPPRQALAIAQHRLSEKALFDELDIPVAPYKAVTSLEGLQSAVAELGLPIVLKTSRGGYDGKGQFVLRTADQIDQAWAELGPAGELIAESFVTFSREVSIIAVRGQNGDVKTWPLAENHHHNGILSHSIVPAPNSADLQPVAQDYITRLLNHLNYVGVLTLELFVTEKGLYANEMAPRVHNSGHWSIEGAVCSQFENHIRAVAGLPLGSTEIIRPSVLVNIIGQHPKTEDVLALDGAHLHLYNKSEREGRKIGHITLMPNDSAELTTLCRQLAKILPNSLALSEDMII from the coding sequence ATGGATAAAACCATTGGTATTTTTGGTGGTGGTCAGTTGGGTCGCATGATGGCGCAAGCAGCATTGCCACTTAACATTCAATGTACCTTCTTTGAAGCAAGTACCGACTGCCCTTCAGCTGCTCTAGGTCCTGTGATTTCGACCAAAGCTGAAAACGGTTTACAAGATTTCATCAACAGTGCAGATGTATTTTCGCTGGAGTTTGAAAATACGCCACTCGCGGATGTAGATGTGCTGACTCAAAGCAAAACATTGCATCCACCGCGTCAGGCGTTAGCAATTGCACAGCATCGCTTATCTGAAAAAGCCTTGTTTGATGAACTCGATATTCCTGTTGCACCGTATAAAGCAGTGACTTCACTTGAGGGCTTGCAAAGCGCTGTGGCTGAACTCGGTTTGCCTATCGTACTGAAAACCTCACGTGGCGGTTACGATGGTAAAGGTCAGTTTGTCCTGCGTACAGCAGATCAAATCGATCAAGCATGGGCGGAACTCGGTCCTGCGGGTGAACTCATTGCAGAAAGCTTTGTGACTTTTTCACGTGAAGTGTCGATTATTGCAGTCCGTGGTCAAAATGGGGATGTGAAAACCTGGCCACTTGCTGAAAACCATCATCATAATGGCATTTTGTCGCACTCGATTGTTCCTGCGCCAAATAGCGCAGATTTACAACCTGTGGCACAGGACTACATCACTCGCCTACTCAATCATTTGAACTATGTTGGTGTGTTGACGCTTGAGCTGTTTGTGACAGAAAAAGGTTTATATGCCAATGAGATGGCGCCACGTGTGCATAACTCTGGTCACTGGTCGATTGAAGGTGCAGTGTGTTCTCAGTTTGAAAACCATATTCGTGCTGTAGCAGGCTTACCACTTGGTTCAACTGAGATTATTCGTCCAAGCGTTTTGGTGAATATCATTGGTCAGCATCCCAAGACTGAAGATGTATTGGCTTTAGACGGTGCGCATTTGCATCTGTATAACAAGTCAGAGCGTGAAGGTCGTAAGATTGGTCACATTACTTTAATGCCGAATGACAGCGCTGAATTGACGACTTTGTGCCGTCAATTGGCGAAAATTTTACCGAATTCATTGGCGCTGAGCGAAGATATGATCATCTAA
- a CDS encoding lytic murein transglycosylase — protein MQRLALILGGLLLVGAEAQAELIINGQRLSSAEMSSSLPKASSSSFQTCLANLQSQALARGVSSTTYQRYTQNLSPDYSVLEKLNYQPEFSTPIWDYLSGLVDEERVQLGKQKLQQHREVLNRVSARYGVPAEVIVAVWGVESNYGDISGKYPLLQALGTLSCEGRRQSFFRGEFFTTLKLLQRGDVREEQLKGSWAGAFGHTQFMPSTYDELAVDFDGDGRRDLVASIPDALASTANFLKKRGWQTGEPWGFEVKLPEGVSISGEGRRNKKALSTWVNQGLTRADGSALIQGNLIESSQAGLMTPAGQNGPVFLVFKNFDAIYSYNAAESYALAIAHLSDRLQGKNGFMQSWPTDDAGTSRAERREIQQYLLKKGYDIGEVDGLIGDKSRQAIRQEQIRLGLNPTGRAGQQILRAFRNEHAKTLMR, from the coding sequence ATGCAAAGGCTTGCACTTATTTTGGGTGGTTTATTGTTGGTGGGTGCGGAAGCCCAAGCAGAACTGATTATCAATGGTCAGCGATTAAGTTCGGCTGAGATGTCTTCATCATTGCCGAAAGCATCTTCATCATCATTTCAGACGTGTTTGGCAAATCTTCAATCACAAGCGCTTGCTCGTGGTGTCAGTAGCACAACGTATCAACGCTATACACAAAATTTAAGCCCAGATTATTCAGTGCTGGAGAAGCTGAATTATCAACCTGAGTTCTCAACGCCAATTTGGGATTATTTATCCGGTTTAGTCGATGAAGAGCGTGTGCAGCTCGGCAAACAAAAATTACAACAGCATCGTGAGGTGCTAAATCGTGTTTCTGCACGCTATGGTGTACCAGCAGAAGTTATTGTGGCGGTGTGGGGTGTGGAAAGTAACTATGGGGATATTTCAGGTAAATATCCATTGTTACAAGCGTTGGGTACGTTAAGCTGTGAAGGTCGTCGGCAAAGTTTCTTCCGTGGTGAATTCTTTACCACTTTAAAATTATTACAACGTGGTGATGTTCGTGAAGAACAATTGAAAGGTTCGTGGGCCGGTGCATTTGGTCATACTCAGTTTATGCCGTCGACTTATGATGAACTCGCAGTGGACTTTGATGGCGATGGTCGCCGTGATTTGGTCGCAAGTATTCCAGATGCTTTGGCATCTACAGCCAATTTCTTAAAAAAGCGCGGTTGGCAAACAGGAGAGCCATGGGGTTTTGAAGTAAAGTTGCCTGAAGGTGTCTCTATTTCTGGTGAGGGTCGACGTAATAAAAAAGCTTTAAGCACCTGGGTAAATCAAGGTCTGACGCGTGCTGATGGTTCTGCTTTAATTCAAGGTAATTTAATTGAATCTTCACAGGCCGGACTGATGACGCCTGCAGGACAAAATGGTCCTGTGTTTTTAGTCTTCAAAAATTTTGATGCAATCTATAGTTATAACGCTGCTGAAAGTTATGCTTTAGCGATTGCACATTTATCAGACCGCTTACAAGGTAAAAATGGCTTCATGCAATCATGGCCAACAGATGATGCAGGCACATCGCGTGCCGAACGTCGTGAGATTCAACAATATTTATTGAAAAAAGGCTACGATATTGGTGAAGTGGATGGTTTGATTGGTGACAAGTCTCGTCAAGCCATTCGACAGGAGCAAATTCGTTTAGGGTTAAATCCAACAGGGCGGGCAGGACAGCAAATTTTACGTGCTTTTCGTAATGAACATGCCAAAACCTTGATGCGTTAA
- a CDS encoding anhydro-N-acetylmuramic acid kinase yields the protein MTAIYIGVMTGTSMDGVDIVAASFDPLHLHATLTLAFDPDLRNELMALTLPDDNEIDRMGKADVALAKMIGHGINELIEKNNLDRSQIKAIGSHGQTIRHRPEHAFTLQIGDPNIITEITQIPVISDFRRRDLAAGGQGAPLVPAFHQDIFQHESIHRVILNLGGIANVSLLPAGQPDKVYGFDTGPANILMDAWCERYTGQPYDENGNWAAYGTPIRSLLDRLQAHEFFSKEPPKSTGREDFNLEWLDEQILDWRSDLEYDELEDTPENVQATLMKLTTRAIKKAIYRSGMDTGEVYVCGGGAYNSHLLEQLRWRLRKHNWSVQTTADLGLNPTWVEGTAFAWLAMRFMNQLSGNLPAVTGASGYRVLGTITSV from the coding sequence ATGACAGCGATCTATATTGGGGTAATGACCGGCACAAGCATGGATGGTGTCGATATTGTTGCTGCTTCTTTTGATCCCTTGCATCTACATGCCACACTGACACTTGCTTTCGATCCTGACTTACGCAACGAACTCATGGCACTAACATTGCCCGATGACAATGAGATTGATCGCATGGGCAAAGCTGATGTTGCACTAGCTAAAATGATTGGTCATGGCATCAATGAGCTGATTGAGAAAAACAACCTAGACCGTAGCCAAATTAAAGCCATTGGCTCACACGGGCAAACGATTCGCCATCGCCCTGAACATGCTTTTACCCTACAAATTGGCGATCCCAATATCATTACAGAAATCACCCAGATTCCAGTGATTTCAGATTTCCGTCGTCGTGATCTCGCCGCTGGTGGTCAAGGCGCACCGCTTGTACCCGCTTTCCATCAAGATATTTTCCAACATGAAAGCATTCACCGCGTGATTTTGAATTTAGGCGGTATCGCCAATGTCAGCTTATTACCTGCAGGTCAACCTGACAAAGTTTATGGATTTGATACGGGTCCTGCCAATATTCTAATGGATGCTTGGTGTGAGCGTTATACCGGTCAGCCTTATGATGAAAATGGTAATTGGGCCGCTTACGGCACCCCGATTCGCAGCTTACTCGACCGCTTACAAGCGCACGAATTCTTCTCTAAAGAACCACCTAAAAGTACAGGTCGTGAAGACTTTAATTTGGAATGGTTAGATGAGCAGATTTTAGATTGGCGCAGCGATTTAGAATATGACGAGCTTGAAGATACCCCTGAAAACGTGCAAGCAACCTTAATGAAGCTCACTACGCGTGCCATTAAAAAAGCCATTTACCGTTCTGGCATGGACACAGGTGAAGTCTATGTCTGTGGTGGCGGTGCGTATAACTCACATTTACTAGAACAATTGCGCTGGCGTTTACGTAAACACAATTGGAGTGTACAAACTACGGCTGATTTAGGTCTCAATCCTACATGGGTCGAAGGTACTGCGTTTGCATGGCTGGCAATGCGCTTTATGAATCAACTTAGCGGCAATTTGCCCGCCGTGACAGGTGCATCAGGCTATCGTGTTCTTGGTACGATTACTTCGGTTTAA
- the tyrS gene encoding tyrosine--tRNA ligase encodes MYLDFVMSNFLPAEEQLALIQRGTHEIISEEDLLKKLKQNRPLKIKAGFDPTAPDLHLGHTVLINKLKVFQDLGHEVYFLIGDYTAMIGDPTGKSATRPPLSREQVLENAKTYQEQVFKILDPAKTKVVFNSEWFGQKTAADLIQLASQQTVARMLERDDFTKRYNNHQPIAIHEFLYPLVQGYDSIALQADVELGGTDQTFNLLMGRTLQGRYDQEPQVCITVPILEGLDGVNKMSKSLGNYIGVFDAPGAMYQKVLSMPDSLIERYFDLLSFKTVAEIQQLLKEVAEGRNPQEVKKILALELVERFHGAEAAAHAHKGAGNIITEGELPEGTPEVTISLSEFGGEIFITSILREAGLTKNSAQAKDALGRGAVKVDWKAVDTSYSVKEKVTLIVQASKKAIAKVTFVD; translated from the coding sequence ATCTATTTGGATTTTGTGATGTCAAATTTCCTGCCGGCTGAAGAACAACTTGCCCTCATCCAACGAGGCACACATGAGATTATTTCTGAAGAAGATCTTCTGAAGAAATTAAAACAGAATCGCCCATTAAAAATTAAAGCGGGTTTTGACCCTACAGCGCCTGATCTACATTTAGGTCATACAGTTCTTATTAATAAACTTAAAGTTTTCCAAGACTTGGGTCATGAAGTTTACTTCTTGATTGGTGACTATACTGCCATGATCGGTGACCCGACTGGTAAAAGTGCAACACGTCCACCTTTGTCACGTGAACAAGTGCTTGAAAATGCCAAAACTTATCAAGAACAAGTGTTTAAAATTCTTGATCCGGCAAAAACCAAAGTGGTGTTTAACTCAGAGTGGTTTGGTCAAAAGACTGCAGCTGATTTAATTCAATTGGCATCGCAGCAAACTGTTGCGCGTATGCTTGAACGTGATGACTTTACTAAGCGTTATAACAATCATCAGCCCATCGCAATTCATGAATTCTTGTATCCATTGGTACAGGGTTATGACTCAATTGCTTTGCAAGCTGACGTTGAACTTGGTGGTACAGACCAGACCTTCAACTTGTTGATGGGTCGTACGCTTCAAGGTCGTTATGATCAAGAACCACAAGTGTGTATTACTGTGCCAATTCTTGAAGGTTTAGATGGCGTAAATAAAATGTCTAAATCTTTAGGTAACTATATTGGTGTATTTGATGCACCGGGTGCAATGTACCAAAAAGTACTTTCAATGCCTGATTCGTTGATTGAGCGTTATTTCGATTTGCTCAGCTTCAAAACAGTGGCTGAAATTCAACAGTTGTTGAAAGAAGTGGCAGAAGGTCGTAACCCACAAGAAGTGAAAAAGATTCTTGCGCTTGAATTAGTCGAACGTTTCCATGGTGCGGAAGCTGCTGCACATGCTCATAAAGGTGCAGGGAACATCATTACTGAAGGTGAATTGCCAGAAGGTACACCTGAAGTAACCATTTCATTGTCTGAGTTTGGCGGTGAAATTTTCATTACTTCAATCTTGCGTGAAGCTGGTTTGACTAAAAACTCTGCACAAGCGAAAGATGCATTAGGTCGTGGTGCTGTAAAAGTAGACTGGAAAGCAGTCGATACGTCTTATTCTGTTAAAGAAAAAGTAACTTTGATTGTGCAAGCAAGTAAAAAAGCGATCGCAAAAGTAACCTTCGTAGATTAA
- a CDS encoding YczE/YyaS/YitT family protein: MAFGVVLSIHSHLGTSPISSVPYSFSFIIDLSVGQLTILLHIIMILTQALLLGKSFQWYQYLQLPIGIAFGGLIDALMWLTNSWSIQAYSLQLVLCLLSCVVTAIGVFLMVKANLIFLAGEGLYSAISQRFKIEFGKCKIYGDIALVMIAVIAGLSCLGKVIGVREGTFICALSVGYIVRLLLANVHILKFESKPKPTEN; this comes from the coding sequence ATGGCTTTTGGCGTTGTCCTATCTATTCATTCTCACCTTGGTACTTCACCGATCTCATCAGTTCCGTATAGTTTTAGTTTTATTATCGATTTGAGCGTGGGACAACTCACCATTTTACTTCATATCATCATGATCCTTACTCAAGCACTTTTGCTTGGCAAAAGTTTTCAGTGGTATCAATACCTCCAACTTCCTATTGGGATCGCTTTTGGTGGCCTCATAGATGCTTTAATGTGGCTAACCAATAGCTGGAGCATCCAAGCCTATAGTCTGCAACTTGTATTATGCCTATTGAGCTGCGTTGTCACCGCAATTGGCGTTTTTCTCATGGTCAAAGCCAATCTGATCTTTTTGGCGGGTGAAGGGCTTTATAGTGCTATTTCGCAACGTTTTAAGATTGAGTTTGGTAAATGCAAAATCTATGGCGATATTGCTTTAGTCATGATTGCAGTAATCGCAGGTTTAAGCTGCTTAGGAAAAGTGATTGGTGTCCGTGAAGGTACATTTATCTGTGCACTTTCTGTCGGCTATATTGTGCGACTCTTACTTGCCAATGTACATATCTTAAAGTTTGAATCAAAACCTAAACCTACGGAAAATTAA
- a CDS encoding sensor domain-containing diguanylate cyclase: MWNSLANAAIPIDFNTDRNTSLSGQWQYYPNTLIYTPNYPHHALEADSETVELPNSFLNLTGNRDGIGSFQQHFLLPEAAVGKTVYVYVPYQYGAYEIYVNGRLIAKMGQVGDVNSHKTMMAPKLASFFSDRRDVELTIQASSFKHIRGGLENQMYMGYTQPILHQFYRQVIPLSLTSGMLFMTGSFMLLFVLYRSRQTFLKNPLLYLSLFILFFSFRSFFAVPFLYSLFTNINWLWGTRFEYLLTELASISFVFYLYLLPLNLIHRWIFRTSLVLIVINIVLTLSLQPVIFQDVFFKSFIFSFVLFANLILSIFRIYKNKIHYSKVNAFAIFILCMTFLHDYLLGLKLIDSVEIAFYSSCIYFICVTFQLSYDYANKSFQSEHLNYKLLQLNKSLDRKVAERTRTVEELNQKLERQVLTDALTGSYNRHALNIEVKKRYEEACRLHHTLAFLMIDVDFFKNYNDMYGHLKGDDVLKNLVTTLQKILPDNAFLARYGGEEFAVIFSDLSFETVTDLAAQCLEEIRQQNWQHHNRPDHKTIVTISIGGAVMDCQHVYADLFELMKEADRQLYKAKEQRDSACINS; encoded by the coding sequence GTGTGGAATTCATTAGCAAACGCAGCGATTCCGATCGATTTTAATACAGATCGAAATACATCACTGTCAGGTCAATGGCAATATTATCCCAATACTTTAATTTATACTCCAAATTATCCCCATCACGCGCTTGAAGCTGACTCAGAAACGGTTGAATTACCCAATTCTTTTCTAAATTTGACTGGAAATAGAGATGGTATAGGCTCTTTTCAACAGCATTTTTTACTACCAGAGGCTGCGGTTGGTAAAACGGTTTACGTCTATGTTCCCTACCAATATGGTGCGTATGAAATTTATGTAAATGGCCGTTTGATCGCGAAAATGGGGCAGGTGGGTGATGTAAACTCGCATAAAACCATGATGGCACCGAAGCTAGCCTCTTTTTTCTCGGATCGTCGTGATGTCGAACTGACAATTCAAGCTTCAAGTTTTAAACATATTCGTGGTGGTTTAGAAAACCAAATGTATATGGGCTATACCCAGCCTATTTTGCATCAATTCTATCGTCAAGTGATTCCACTAAGTTTGACCAGCGGTATGCTCTTTATGACCGGTAGCTTTATGCTGTTATTTGTGTTGTATCGAAGCCGTCAGACTTTCCTTAAAAACCCTTTACTATACCTCAGCTTATTTATCCTTTTCTTTAGCTTTAGAAGTTTCTTTGCTGTTCCATTTTTATATAGTTTATTTACGAATATCAACTGGTTATGGGGAACTAGATTTGAGTATTTGCTTACAGAATTAGCCAGTATTTCTTTCGTTTTCTACTTGTATTTGTTGCCACTGAATCTGATTCATCGCTGGATATTTAGAACATCTTTAGTCTTGATTGTGATTAATATTGTTCTGACTTTGAGTCTTCAGCCGGTTATTTTTCAGGATGTTTTCTTTAAAAGTTTCATCTTTAGTTTTGTGTTGTTTGCGAATTTAATTTTATCTATTTTTAGAATCTATAAAAATAAAATCCACTATTCTAAAGTGAATGCATTTGCCATTTTTATATTGTGCATGACTTTTTTGCATGATTATTTATTGGGTCTAAAGCTCATTGATTCGGTTGAAATCGCATTTTATTCCTCATGCATTTATTTTATTTGCGTTACTTTCCAGCTCAGCTATGACTATGCCAATAAAAGCTTTCAGTCAGAGCATTTAAATTACAAACTACTGCAGTTGAATAAAAGTCTAGACCGCAAAGTGGCAGAGCGTACACGTACGGTTGAAGAGCTCAATCAGAAGTTGGAACGACAAGTACTGACCGATGCTTTAACGGGAAGTTATAACCGTCATGCGCTTAATATAGAAGTGAAAAAGCGATATGAAGAAGCATGTCGCTTGCATCATACACTCGCATTTTTGATGATCGATGTCGATTTCTTTAAAAATTATAATGATATGTATGGGCACCTAAAGGGTGATGACGTTTTAAAGAATTTAGTCACAACATTACAAAAGATCTTACCAGACAATGCCTTCTTGGCTCGTTATGGTGGTGAAGAGTTTGCTGTGATCTTCAGTGATCTTTCATTTGAAACAGTTACAGATTTAGCTGCCCAATGTTTAGAGGAAATTCGTCAGCAGAATTGGCAACATCACAATCGTCCTGATCATAAAACGATAGTCACGATTAGTATTGGCGGGGCTGTGATGGATTGTCAGCATGTTTATGCTGATCTATTTGAACTAATGAAAGAAGCGGATCGACAACTGTATAAGGCAAAAGAACAGCGCGATTCAGCTTGTATTAACAGTTAG
- a CDS encoding PQQ-dependent sugar dehydrogenase yields the protein MKTIHLTTLLCFGSIAYGLSACHAPDKTIANNNPSTSSAHSTQTTTSVNQSYKIETVAVFDEPWAVTSLENGHLLITERKGKLFLYDPSTQKKTEITGLPKVAYGGQGGLGDIKLHPDFAKNQWVYLSYAEQGQGGYGAVVIRGKLDLKQSTPQLTNIEKIWTQVPKFTSGQGHYGYRIAFDAAKKLWISSGERQQFDPAQDMNSNAGKIIRLNDNGSNPKNNPFMNQGKIAQQVWSLGHRNPLGLAFDPEGQLWVVEMGPKGGDELNKVLKGKNYGYPIVSNGDHYDGKPIPNHHTRPEFEAPALHWTPVISPSSLMFYTGPVFPQWQNKAMVTGLSSQAIVIVDTAQTPVKEIQRLDMGARIRGLTQANDGSLWAIEDGPQAKLLKITAK from the coding sequence ATGAAGACGATCCATCTAACAACACTATTATGTTTTGGTTCTATTGCGTATGGTTTATCGGCTTGTCATGCACCAGATAAGACTATAGCAAATAATAACCCAAGCACTTCCTCAGCACATTCAACGCAAACAACGACTTCAGTCAATCAGTCCTACAAAATTGAAACAGTAGCAGTATTCGATGAGCCTTGGGCGGTGACATCGCTTGAAAATGGTCATCTACTCATTACTGAACGCAAAGGAAAGTTATTTTTATATGACCCATCAACTCAGAAAAAAACTGAGATAACAGGGCTTCCTAAAGTTGCGTATGGCGGACAAGGTGGATTAGGGGATATTAAACTGCATCCTGATTTTGCCAAAAATCAGTGGGTTTATCTCAGTTATGCAGAACAAGGTCAGGGCGGTTACGGTGCTGTCGTTATCCGTGGAAAATTAGATTTAAAGCAAAGCACACCACAATTGACCAATATTGAGAAAATTTGGACACAGGTTCCTAAATTTACCTCAGGACAGGGTCATTATGGTTACCGAATTGCCTTTGATGCAGCTAAAAAGTTATGGATAAGCTCGGGTGAACGTCAACAGTTTGATCCTGCACAGGATATGAATTCGAATGCAGGCAAAATTATTCGCTTAAATGATAATGGTTCGAATCCGAAAAATAATCCCTTTATGAATCAGGGCAAGATCGCTCAGCAAGTATGGAGCTTAGGACATCGAAATCCGCTAGGTTTAGCTTTTGATCCAGAAGGGCAGCTTTGGGTGGTGGAAATGGGACCTAAAGGGGGAGATGAGCTCAATAAAGTGCTGAAAGGTAAAAATTATGGTTATCCAATCGTTTCTAATGGCGATCATTACGATGGTAAACCTATCCCGAACCATCATACTCGACCGGAATTTGAAGCACCTGCATTGCACTGGACACCGGTGATTTCGCCTTCAAGTTTAATGTTCTATACAGGCCCAGTGTTTCCTCAATGGCAAAATAAAGCCATGGTGACAGGATTGTCTTCTCAAGCGATTGTGATTGTCGATACTGCACAGACACCTGTCAAAGAGATTCAACGCTTAGATATGGGTGCACGTATACGCGGGCTGACACAGGCCAATGATGGCTCACTATGGGCAATTGAAGATGGTCCTCAAGCGAAGCTACTAAAAATTACGGCTAAATAG